A single region of the Verrucomicrobiia bacterium genome encodes:
- a CDS encoding polysaccharide biosynthesis tyrosine autokinase, with translation MQQNDAKPSQESRLQFLDYWRVIKTRKVIVLLLFLLSGLTAFTVSLSLPKKYSASARIKVEAEKPTVDLFATAQATGYDPYFLRTQYQIIQSQKILYPVIEFFKLQDKWGLPMDIALRRLKGQLFVRQYPDTSLIEIGMIDHDGRLAADVANKIAEVFESNRLEEKRQQTQKGIDKLREELTQQEERVRVVQEKIERLRKELGVPVVGNVKMSDITMEHLESQLSDARNLVITTEARLNEVRKLNPLQLRNAINTLTSDATVQSLLQRLTETETSLEILKQDFGPEHPTVLAMIAQHDKLYDQLNERMEGIKKGFEVEYAVAKARVDDLQTRYDEARNASFSLESDKYLPFRNAQREEDLEMKLEEAVNSRLQQATIEMNLPRNPVEVIDYAQVPLPQAYVSPAIVSNTVMGCVAGLILGVALAFFIEFLDTSIKKIEDIEKYFGLPVLGVVGQQAGLLHRGSVSMAHLEAFRMLRTNIEFAKPDSAVTSLCVLSAGAGEGKSFTIVNLAFVYAQHGARVLVVDSDLRRPNVHEDLRISNAIGLADYLGGTKTVPEIIQSTEIPNVSAIAGGSGGTAKDALPLLTSHRMADLIEQVGRQFDVVLYDTPPILGVSDAAIMAREVGYSIFVIQHRRYPRNMARRAIQVVQNAGGKLLGVVVNNVQLGHDETYYYYHDQVEHYQHTPARAPQPLAAAKPLDSDEIDLSGKY, from the coding sequence ATGCAGCAAAACGACGCAAAGCCATCACAGGAATCGAGACTACAGTTTCTCGACTACTGGCGGGTCATAAAGACGCGCAAAGTGATCGTCCTGCTGCTCTTTTTGTTGTCTGGTTTGACGGCTTTCACCGTTTCGCTTTCCCTACCGAAGAAATACTCGGCGTCGGCGCGCATTAAAGTTGAGGCTGAGAAACCGACCGTGGACCTTTTTGCAACCGCACAGGCTACCGGGTATGACCCATACTTCCTCCGGACCCAGTATCAGATCATCCAATCCCAGAAGATTCTCTATCCGGTCATCGAATTCTTCAAACTGCAGGACAAGTGGGGTCTGCCCATGGACATCGCTTTGCGGCGATTGAAGGGCCAGCTTTTCGTCCGCCAATACCCGGATACGTCGCTTATTGAAATTGGGATGATTGACCACGACGGCCGTCTGGCGGCCGATGTCGCCAACAAGATCGCGGAAGTTTTTGAAAGCAACCGTCTGGAGGAGAAACGGCAACAAACCCAAAAGGGAATCGACAAGCTTCGTGAGGAACTGACCCAGCAGGAGGAACGGGTCCGCGTCGTGCAGGAGAAAATCGAGCGGCTCCGCAAGGAGTTGGGTGTCCCGGTCGTGGGAAATGTCAAGATGAGCGACATTACCATGGAACATTTGGAGAGCCAGTTGTCTGATGCGCGCAACCTGGTCATCACGACCGAGGCGCGCCTCAACGAGGTAAGGAAACTCAATCCCCTGCAATTGCGGAACGCCATCAACACGCTGACCAGCGATGCCACTGTTCAGTCGCTATTGCAGCGGCTGACGGAAACCGAAACCAGCCTGGAAATCCTGAAACAGGATTTTGGTCCGGAACACCCCACTGTCCTCGCAATGATCGCCCAGCATGACAAGCTCTATGACCAGCTCAACGAGCGCATGGAGGGAATCAAGAAGGGCTTCGAGGTTGAATACGCCGTGGCCAAGGCCCGCGTCGACGATCTTCAGACGCGATATGACGAGGCCAGGAACGCCAGTTTCTCATTGGAAAGCGACAAGTATCTTCCCTTCCGGAATGCTCAACGAGAGGAAGATCTGGAGATGAAACTCGAGGAAGCGGTGAACTCCCGTCTCCAGCAAGCGACGATCGAAATGAACTTGCCCCGTAATCCCGTGGAAGTGATCGATTACGCTCAGGTGCCCCTGCCGCAAGCCTACGTTAGTCCGGCGATTGTCAGCAATACGGTGATGGGTTGCGTGGCCGGCTTGATACTGGGCGTGGCGTTGGCGTTCTTCATCGAATTCCTCGATACCAGCATCAAGAAGATTGAAGACATTGAGAAGTATTTTGGACTGCCGGTGCTCGGCGTTGTTGGACAGCAGGCGGGATTACTCCACCGGGGAAGCGTTTCCATGGCGCACCTCGAGGCCTTCCGCATGTTGCGTACGAACATCGAGTTCGCCAAGCCGGATAGCGCAGTGACCTCACTATGCGTGCTCAGCGCGGGTGCGGGGGAAGGCAAGTCTTTCACCATCGTCAATCTCGCCTTCGTCTACGCGCAACATGGCGCGCGCGTGCTCGTCGTCGACAGCGACCTGCGTCGCCCCAACGTGCACGAGGACTTGCGTATTTCCAACGCCATCGGCCTGGCCGATTACCTTGGCGGCACGAAGACCGTACCGGAGATCATCCAGTCGACGGAGATCCCAAATGTTTCGGCCATCGCGGGGGGCAGCGGTGGTACCGCGAAGGACGCACTGCCTCTATTGACGTCGCACCGAATGGCGGACCTGATCGAACAGGTGGGACGACAGTTCGATGTGGTCCTGTACGACACGCCGCCAATCCTCGGCGTCAGTGATGCCGCCATTATGGCCCGTGAAGTCGGCTACTCTATCTTCGTGATACAGCATCGCCGCTACCCCCGCAACATGGCGCGGCGCGCCATACAGGTGGTCCAGAACGCGGGCGGAAAACTCCTCGGTGTCGTTGTCAACAATGTGCAGCTTGGCCATGATGAGACGTACTACTATTATCACGATCAGGTGGAGCATTATCAACACACGCCGGCCCGCGCGCCACAGCCCCTTGCGGCGGCAAAGCCATTGGACAGTGATGAGATCGATTTGTCTGGAAAATACTAG
- a CDS encoding O-antigen ligase family protein, with protein MVNHHPTNRRIRSVWTGPQSPVGHACQTAVVALGALILVFAPLAFGAVRFWALGPILVIIGLAGVLWIVRILSTREIPVVFSALGPPVIALAAYGVIRYGLSEIEPIACGAMMQALGAGLLFFLILNNLRHRWHVTVFVWTLVGTGALVAVYTLWQVLLGGTWVWAFPQYDQYLGSASGTFVSPYHCAAYLQMVFPIAAANFLFSRRSFEQKVAMGIACLLIVAALLLTAAPNGWLGWLASVIVLLVYIIKRGGKKSRWLLVGVGLLGLLLIVALIGLLAGSDTGRGFISAERQSRAVLWRNAWEIARGNVLIGAGPGMFRWLYPTQRALQGVLDSAQNEYLNVFAEYGVIGLALVLWVLAAFVMGATRILSVRASRYSASTLSNRYAFTVGGLAAVATLAVGSVFDSSLHVPANLFTVVAIMATTLTCGVHPSGKMDDDEELPGRYTPRSLKGLNKLALVATLAGVLLLLASRLSKSYPSDICLRLAERDRRRCDWQAAEEHYRRAWNFDRRNFEVTRALGDFFSARATWDIARREPLLDESLTWYDRTLTANPHDADVNVRMGRVYDALGKRELASERYQRAILADPQNATYHTELALHYQRWGEMDDAVASFARAYELGGDDLRPGIELRQLGKLDS; from the coding sequence ATGGTGAATCACCACCCCACCAATCGGAGAATCCGCAGCGTCTGGACGGGCCCGCAGTCTCCCGTCGGGCATGCCTGCCAGACCGCCGTTGTCGCCCTCGGCGCCTTGATCCTGGTGTTTGCCCCGCTGGCGTTTGGCGCGGTCCGGTTCTGGGCCCTGGGACCGATCCTGGTTATCATCGGTCTGGCAGGTGTGCTGTGGATAGTTCGTATTCTCTCGACCCGCGAGATACCGGTGGTCTTCTCGGCCCTCGGACCACCGGTCATCGCCCTCGCCGCGTACGGTGTCATCCGTTATGGTTTGAGCGAGATCGAGCCGATCGCTTGTGGGGCCATGATGCAGGCGTTGGGTGCGGGGCTCCTTTTTTTCCTGATCCTCAATAACTTGCGCCACCGCTGGCACGTTACCGTGTTTGTTTGGACACTGGTCGGCACGGGGGCGCTCGTGGCCGTGTACACGCTGTGGCAAGTGTTGCTGGGCGGAACCTGGGTGTGGGCCTTTCCGCAGTATGACCAGTATCTCGGCAGCGCCAGCGGCACGTTTGTGAGTCCGTATCACTGCGCCGCGTACCTGCAAATGGTGTTCCCGATTGCGGCCGCCAACTTTCTGTTTTCGCGACGGAGCTTTGAACAGAAAGTCGCGATGGGGATCGCTTGCCTGCTGATCGTCGCGGCACTATTGCTCACAGCGGCGCCGAACGGTTGGCTGGGCTGGCTGGCCAGCGTTATCGTCCTGCTCGTTTACATCATCAAGCGCGGCGGCAAGAAATCTCGCTGGCTCCTGGTCGGGGTCGGATTGTTGGGGCTGCTGCTCATCGTGGCACTCATCGGGCTGTTGGCGGGAAGCGACACGGGACGTGGTTTCATCTCCGCGGAGAGGCAATCTCGGGCAGTTTTGTGGCGGAATGCCTGGGAGATCGCGCGCGGTAACGTCTTGATCGGGGCAGGACCCGGTATGTTCCGCTGGCTGTATCCCACGCAGCGCGCGCTGCAGGGAGTGCTCGACTCCGCCCAGAATGAATACCTCAATGTGTTTGCGGAATATGGCGTGATTGGCCTCGCGCTCGTGCTCTGGGTGCTGGCGGCGTTCGTGATGGGCGCCACCCGGATCCTGTCCGTGCGCGCCTCCCGGTACTCTGCATCCACGCTGTCAAACCGCTACGCCTTCACGGTCGGCGGACTCGCCGCCGTTGCGACCCTTGCCGTCGGGTCGGTCTTCGATTCCAGCTTGCATGTGCCGGCGAACCTGTTCACCGTTGTCGCCATCATGGCCACCACGCTCACGTGCGGTGTTCACCCAAGCGGGAAGATGGATGACGATGAAGAGTTGCCGGGCCGTTATACACCCCGGTCGTTGAAGGGACTGAACAAGCTGGCGCTGGTCGCGACGCTGGCGGGCGTCCTCCTGCTGCTGGCGTCGCGGTTGAGCAAGAGCTATCCGTCGGATATTTGTTTACGGCTAGCGGAACGCGATCGGCGCCGCTGTGATTGGCAGGCCGCGGAAGAGCATTACCGGCGGGCCTGGAATTTTGACCGCCGCAACTTCGAGGTCACCCGCGCTCTTGGCGATTTCTTTAGTGCCCGCGCCACGTGGGACATCGCGCGGCGGGAGCCGCTGCTGGACGAATCGCTCACCTGGTACGACCGCACGCTTACCGCCAACCCGCATGACGCGGATGTGAATGTTAGAATGGGACGGGTGTACGACGCGCTCGGTAAACGCGAACTCGCCAGCGAGCGCTACCAGCGGGCCATCCTGGCCGACCCGCAAAACGCCACCTATCACACCGAACTGGCTTTGCACTATCAGCGCTGGGGCGAAATGGACGATGCCGTCGCCAGCTTCGCGCGGGCGTATGAATTGGGTGGTGACGACCTGCGGCCGGGAATTGAGTTACGGCAACTTGGCAAGCTGGATTCATGA
- a CDS encoding tail fiber domain-containing protein — protein sequence MKHPRVIFSFAFLFGLLLALSAHAKNVHTGFKSFVKGGDDNAAKGRYSTVVSGFGNVASNDFSSVLCGTNNVADGIAATVGGGGNNTASGDFATVGGGEQNQATTNSTTVGGGQGNVASGFGAAVGGGANNTASGDLGTAAGGAGNIASNQYAMVGGGQDNVAGDVAATVSGGANNIASGFVATIGGGANNGASGSFASIGGGQQNQATTNSATVGGGFTNTAGGDHATVGGGKINLASGTGAIVGGGENNIASSTGATVGGGQANTASDGHTTVGGGLANTATNDASTVSGGDFNIASGVTATVGGGNNNTASGALATVGGGEGNSAGGDFATVSGGGFNNASGDHAIAPGGANCQATGTASFAAGRRAQAVNEGAFVWADNNNFAISSTTSNEFTARATGGVRFVSAINNTGTPTAGVTLAAGGGAWASLSDVNAKANFADVDARALLMKLANIPVKTWNYKSQAESIRHIGPTAQDFKAAFGVGEDETRITTVDADGVALAAIQGLYQMLQERDTSIIELRQQIRTLQEQMQKLQLSSH from the coding sequence ATGAAACACCCCAGAGTCATCTTCTCGTTTGCCTTCCTGTTCGGGCTGCTACTGGCGTTATCGGCACACGCCAAGAACGTGCACACGGGCTTCAAGTCGTTTGTTAAAGGTGGCGATGATAACGCGGCCAAGGGGCGGTATTCGACCGTCGTCAGTGGCTTCGGCAACGTCGCCAGCAATGATTTTTCCTCGGTATTATGTGGCACCAACAATGTCGCCGACGGTATTGCCGCGACCGTAGGTGGCGGTGGGAACAATACGGCCAGTGGCGACTTCGCGACCGTGGGCGGGGGTGAGCAGAACCAGGCCACCACCAATAGCACGACCGTCGGCGGCGGGCAGGGCAACGTCGCCAGTGGCTTCGGCGCGGCGGTCGGCGGTGGCGCAAACAACACGGCCAGTGGCGACCTCGGGACAGCAGCCGGAGGCGCAGGCAACATCGCCAGCAACCAATACGCGATGGTGGGCGGCGGACAGGACAATGTCGCTGGCGACGTAGCCGCAACGGTGAGTGGCGGCGCAAACAACATCGCCAGCGGTTTTGTTGCGACGATTGGGGGAGGCGCAAACAACGGTGCCAGCGGCTCCTTTGCAAGCATTGGCGGGGGCCAGCAGAACCAAGCCACGACCAACAGCGCGACGGTGGGTGGCGGCTTTACTAATACAGCCGGCGGCGACCACGCGACCGTGGGCGGCGGAAAGATCAATCTCGCCAGTGGCACCGGCGCGATAGTCGGTGGTGGTGAGAACAACATCGCCAGCAGTACCGGCGCGACGGTGGGCGGCGGCCAGGCTAACACAGCCAGCGACGGGCATACGACCGTGGGCGGCGGTCTGGCCAACACGGCCACCAACGACGCCTCGACTGTGAGCGGGGGCGATTTCAACATAGCGAGCGGCGTCACCGCAACGGTGGGCGGGGGCAACAACAACACGGCCAGCGGGGCGCTGGCGACGGTGGGTGGCGGCGAAGGCAACAGCGCTGGCGGTGATTTCGCGACCGTGAGTGGAGGCGGCTTCAACAATGCCAGCGGGGATCACGCGATAGCGCCGGGCGGCGCGAATTGTCAGGCCACAGGCACCGCTAGTTTTGCCGCAGGTCGTCGCGCGCAGGCCGTCAACGAAGGCGCGTTCGTTTGGGCGGACAACAATAATTTCGCGATCTCCTCAACCACATCCAACGAGTTCACCGCGCGGGCCACGGGCGGCGTGCGGTTTGTCTCCGCGATCAACAATACCGGCACACCAACGGCAGGCGTCACGCTGGCCGCGGGCGGCGGCGCGTGGGCGTCGCTCAGCGACGTGAATGCCAAGGCCAACTTCGCCGACGTGGATGCGCGGGCGTTGCTGATGAAGCTGGCTAACATCCCGGTGAAAACCTGGAACTACAAATCGCAAGCCGAATCCATCCGTCACATCGGGCCGACCGCACAGGATTTCAAGGCGGCGTTTGGCGTGGGCGAAGACGAAACCCGCATCACGACGGTGGACGCCGATGGCGTGGCGCTGGCCGCCATCCAGGGCCTTTATCAAATGTTGCAGGAGAGGGACACCTCCATCATCGAATTACGCCAACAAATCCGTACGCTGCAGGAACAGATGCAGAAACTGCAACTGTCATCACACTAG
- a CDS encoding FAD-linked oxidase C-terminal domain-containing protein, translated as MSLSADTLRRLTEIVGPANFQHSAEERIAYSYDATPMLARLPEAIVFVESAPQISDVLKLANGEGFKVVPRGSGTNLSGGTIPMENCVVLVTVKMDKILEIDPRNLTALVEPGVLTARIDEAAGAHGLFYPPDPGSIKISTIGGNVAENSGGLRGLKYGVTRDCVLGLEVVLPSGELLRCGTKCVKDVAGYSLKDLFIGSEGTLGIVTQILLKLLPRPAARRTMLATFAAMADAAETVSDIIAHKIIPCTLEFLDKTTIACVEDYAKIGLPLDAEAILLMETDGHPVVVEEESTQMIELARAHRARDVRIAKDAAEAEKLTSARRAAFSALAGVSPTTILEDATVPRSELATMIAFIQQTAAKYQLRIGIFGHFGDGNLHPTFLCDERNPEEIKRVHTAFREIFEKTVALGGTITGEHGVGLAKKEFLEQFAGQAGMNVMRALKHTLDPNHVLNPGKIFD; from the coding sequence ATGAGCCTCTCGGCCGACACCCTGCGTCGCCTCACGGAAATTGTTGGCCCCGCCAACTTCCAACATTCGGCTGAAGAGCGGATCGCGTACAGTTACGACGCGACACCCATGCTGGCGCGCCTGCCTGAAGCTATTGTCTTTGTCGAGTCCGCGCCGCAAATCTCCGATGTGTTGAAACTGGCGAATGGGGAAGGTTTCAAGGTCGTCCCGCGCGGCAGTGGCACGAATCTCAGTGGCGGGACGATCCCCATGGAAAACTGCGTCGTGCTCGTCACGGTGAAGATGGACAAGATCCTGGAGATTGACCCGCGCAATCTTACCGCCCTCGTCGAGCCCGGTGTCCTGACCGCGCGCATTGATGAAGCGGCGGGCGCGCACGGGCTGTTCTATCCACCCGACCCCGGTTCGATCAAGATTTCGACCATCGGCGGCAACGTCGCTGAAAACTCCGGCGGGTTGCGCGGACTTAAATACGGTGTCACGCGCGATTGCGTGCTCGGCTTGGAGGTGGTCCTGCCATCGGGTGAACTGCTACGGTGCGGCACGAAATGCGTCAAGGATGTCGCGGGTTATTCTCTCAAGGATCTCTTCATTGGCAGCGAGGGCACCCTCGGGATAGTCACACAGATTCTACTGAAGCTTCTCCCGCGCCCCGCCGCGCGCCGGACGATGCTCGCCACGTTCGCTGCGATGGCCGACGCTGCCGAGACGGTCTCCGATATTATCGCCCACAAGATCATCCCCTGCACTCTGGAGTTTCTCGACAAGACCACGATCGCCTGTGTCGAAGACTACGCGAAGATTGGTTTGCCGTTGGACGCCGAAGCCATCCTGTTGATGGAGACGGACGGTCATCCTGTCGTCGTCGAGGAAGAATCGACGCAGATGATCGAACTTGCGCGGGCCCACCGCGCCCGCGACGTGCGCATCGCGAAGGATGCCGCCGAAGCTGAAAAACTCACCTCGGCCCGTCGCGCCGCGTTCAGCGCGCTCGCGGGCGTGTCACCGACAACAATCCTGGAAGATGCCACCGTCCCGCGCAGTGAGTTGGCTACAATGATCGCATTCATCCAGCAGACCGCCGCGAAATATCAACTGCGCATTGGTATTTTCGGTCACTTCGGCGACGGCAATCTGCATCCCACATTTCTCTGCGACGAGCGCAACCCGGAAGAGATCAAGCGTGTCCACACCGCGTTTCGTGAGATTTTTGAAAAGACCGTCGCCCTTGGCGGCACCATCACCGGCGAACACGGCGTCGGCCTGGCGAAGAAGGAATTTCTGGAACAGTTCGCTGGTCAGGCCGGTATGAACGTGATGCGCGCGCTCAAGCACACGCTCGACCCCAACCATGTTCTCAACCCCGGCAAAATCTTTGACTAG
- a CDS encoding polysaccharide biosynthesis/export family protein, with the protein MITSTRLFKRYVSFTWLIVTGVALCLFSGCSSIHDLSGDSSPPNPGHTATTSSSGSSFRPNSNPTATPSDEIAGRLRTGDSLSVRIDSGGAQSTTPPASDLTVDEDGNISLPLVGPIKASGLTPSELAERIQANYVPRYYVRCNATVLVAQRFFYVGGEARNPGRFPWSEDTTLLKAINTASGFTDYANRQKVQLTRGGNVDVYNCENLQRNPVKDPPIRPGDTITIPRSIF; encoded by the coding sequence TTGATAACCTCAACTCGATTGTTCAAGCGCTACGTATCATTTACCTGGCTGATTGTGACAGGGGTCGCCCTCTGCCTGTTCTCGGGGTGCAGTTCCATTCACGACCTGTCTGGCGATTCGTCCCCTCCCAATCCCGGTCACACCGCAACGACCAGCAGTTCTGGTTCTTCTTTCCGTCCCAATTCGAACCCTACGGCCACTCCCAGCGATGAGATTGCGGGACGGCTGCGCACGGGTGATAGCCTGTCGGTCCGCATTGATAGCGGCGGCGCCCAGTCGACAACCCCCCCCGCGTCGGACCTCACTGTCGACGAAGACGGCAATATCTCGCTGCCGCTGGTGGGACCGATCAAGGCTTCGGGACTCACCCCAAGTGAACTGGCGGAACGCATCCAGGCCAATTACGTCCCGCGTTATTACGTGCGTTGCAACGCGACCGTGCTGGTGGCACAGCGGTTCTTCTACGTTGGTGGAGAAGCGCGCAATCCCGGCCGTTTTCCCTGGAGCGAAGACACGACGTTGCTGAAGGCCATCAATACCGCCAGTGGGTTTACGGACTACGCGAACCGTCAGAAAGTACAGTTGACCCGCGGCGGAAATGTGGATGTTTACAACTGCGAGAATCTGCAACGAAACCCGGTCAAGGATCCGCCCATCCGGCCCGGCGACACGATTACGATTCCTCGCAGCATCTTTTAG